Proteins encoded together in one Palaemon carinicauda isolate YSFRI2023 chromosome 45, ASM3689809v2, whole genome shotgun sequence window:
- the LOC137634884 gene encoding uncharacterized protein, translating into MSRWMKHVDDLCDKETKLFDIEIEVEEEVDDGDIGPDLLGREITAAIKELKDSKASGTNDIPADFLKSLVGDAKEELKLLCHMTYTNEDWPEDHRKISMIAFFKKPNTIKCS; encoded by the coding sequence ATGAGTAGATGGATGAAGCACGTTGATGACCTATGTGATAAAGAAACCAAACTTTTTGATATAGAAATAGAAGTGGAGGAGGAAGTAGACGATGGTGACATTGGTCCTGATTTATTAGGCAGAGAAATCACAGCAGCTATAAAGGAACTAAAAGATAGTAAAGCTTCCGGAACAAATGATATTCCAGCAGACTTCTTAAAAAGTCTAGTGGGAGATGCCAAGGAAGAACTGAAACTATTATGCCACATGACTTACACGAATGAAGACTGGCCAGAAGATCACAGAAAAATCTCCATGATTGCCTTCTTCAAGAAACCAAACACAATAAAGTGCTCATAA